In a genomic window of Streptomyces roseoviridis:
- a CDS encoding MarR family winged helix-turn-helix transcriptional regulator has product MTRLSGSGDDDPARETGVETLALAREIADAVDGLTNLWTTAAHGANLRLSPHQLRALRLLESEPGLNLTALAEGMEIGLPTASRLCDRLEAAGLLERVLHPHKRREVQLNLTGQGRQVLGEVAARRSQALSTVLAAMGPTEREALLTGMRGLLAAQDPRAAGSKAPER; this is encoded by the coding sequence GTGACTCGGCTCAGTGGCTCGGGGGACGACGACCCGGCGAGGGAGACGGGCGTCGAGACCCTGGCCCTCGCGCGGGAGATCGCCGATGCCGTGGACGGTCTCACGAACCTCTGGACCACAGCCGCCCACGGGGCGAACCTGCGCTTGTCGCCGCATCAGCTGCGGGCGCTCCGGCTCCTCGAGTCGGAGCCGGGGCTCAATCTGACCGCTCTGGCCGAAGGCATGGAGATAGGGCTGCCGACCGCCAGCCGGCTGTGCGACCGTCTGGAGGCGGCCGGTCTGCTGGAGCGGGTGCTGCACCCGCACAAGCGGCGGGAGGTGCAGCTGAACCTCACCGGGCAGGGCCGGCAGGTCCTCGGTGAGGTGGCGGCCCGCCGCTCGCAGGCTCTGAGCACCGTGCTGGCCGCCATGGGGCCGACGGAGCGGGAGGCGCTGCTCACCGGGATGCGGGGCCTGCTCGCGGCCCAGGACCCGCGGGCGGCGGGCTCGAAGGCCCCGGAGCGCTGA
- a CDS encoding L-threonylcarbamoyladenylate synthase — MTLRFDCSDPSARAEGLKEAAAAVRQGRLVVVPTDTVYGVGADAFDPAAVAGLLAAKGRGRQKPSPVLVDAPEALDGLTEELPDAARALIDAFWPGGLTLVVRHRASLAWDLGETAGTVAIRMPDHPLTLDLLAATGPLAVSSANLTDRPSPQDCDAAEAMLGESVAVYLDGGPAAGPVSSSIVDLSGEVPVLVRDGVLSAERLRTVVPELVVR, encoded by the coding sequence GTGACACTCCGCTTCGACTGCTCCGACCCGTCCGCCCGTGCGGAGGGTCTGAAGGAGGCGGCCGCCGCCGTACGGCAGGGCCGGCTCGTGGTCGTGCCGACCGACACCGTCTACGGGGTCGGTGCGGACGCCTTCGACCCGGCGGCGGTGGCCGGGCTTCTCGCGGCGAAGGGCCGGGGCCGGCAGAAGCCGTCTCCGGTATTGGTGGACGCTCCCGAAGCCCTGGACGGCCTGACCGAGGAACTCCCCGACGCCGCCCGGGCGTTGATCGACGCCTTCTGGCCGGGCGGGCTGACCCTGGTGGTCAGGCACCGGGCCTCGCTGGCCTGGGACCTGGGTGAGACCGCCGGCACGGTCGCGATCCGCATGCCCGACCACCCGCTCACGCTCGACCTGCTCGCCGCGACGGGACCGCTGGCCGTCTCCAGCGCCAACCTGACCGACCGTCCCTCGCCGCAGGACTGCGACGCGGCCGAGGCCATGCTGGGCGAGTCGGTCGCCGTCTACCTCGACGGCGGTCCCGCGGCCGGCCCGGTCTCGTCCTCGATCGTGGACCTCAGCGGCGAGGTGCCGGTCCTCGTCCGTGACGGCGTGCTGTCGGCGGAGCGGCTGCGGACGGTCGTCCCCGAGCTGGTCGTGCGGTGA